One segment of Niabella beijingensis DNA contains the following:
- a CDS encoding SusD/RagB family nutrient-binding outer membrane lipoprotein yields MYKNRFTLFVILITLLITACKKNLAEINRNPNAVEDPQPDYLLTAAEKTAADNYWGADNNFNSSLLIIQHWAKIQYTEPDRYIFSNSSFTSLWNAGYAQVITNLNTIIGFPDEKANTNYKAVATILRSWTFQLLTDAYGAIPYKESGKIKETLTPVYDSQKEVYFGLLDELKTAAAALNPAAGTISGDVLYGGSLDNWKKFAGALRLRIALRIADREPGKAKEVITELTADPSLLISSNSESAQLKYDKPPLQNPMAAWFSTRDDYRVGKTIIDKLYALNDPRLDIYADKPSDTSVKKYVGVPSGLTNSDANNLGFAKTSKPDSVFFRSDANPAVIISYAEVLFAKAEAAARGLLAGTAADLYKQAITASFNQYQITDTAAINAYFGQPAVAYNPANYKKSIGEQKWIALYGQGLEAFAEWRRLDYPQLAPGASGVLDGKIPVRFIYPGTEQSLNGANYKAAVAAQGTDDLLTRLWFDVK; encoded by the coding sequence ATGTATAAGAATAGATTTACCTTATTTGTTATTTTAATTACGCTTTTGATTACTGCCTGCAAAAAGAACCTGGCAGAAATCAACCGGAACCCCAATGCGGTGGAAGACCCGCAGCCGGACTATCTTTTAACGGCAGCAGAAAAAACAGCTGCGGATAATTACTGGGGTGCCGATAATAATTTTAATTCCAGTTTGCTCATCATCCAGCACTGGGCCAAGATCCAGTATACGGAACCCGACCGCTATATCTTCAGCAACAGCAGCTTTACATCGCTATGGAACGCGGGGTATGCACAGGTAATCACCAACCTGAATACGATTATCGGGTTTCCGGATGAAAAAGCGAATACAAACTATAAGGCCGTTGCCACCATTCTGAGATCCTGGACCTTCCAGCTGCTGACGGATGCCTACGGAGCCATTCCTTATAAGGAGTCCGGCAAAATAAAGGAAACGCTTACCCCGGTGTATGATTCACAGAAAGAGGTATACTTTGGACTGCTGGATGAATTGAAAACAGCTGCTGCAGCACTGAACCCGGCAGCAGGAACTATCTCCGGTGATGTTTTATACGGTGGAAGCCTGGACAACTGGAAAAAATTTGCTGGTGCGCTCCGGCTGCGTATTGCATTACGGATCGCGGACCGGGAGCCCGGAAAAGCAAAAGAGGTGATCACTGAGTTAACGGCCGACCCCTCCCTGCTGATCAGCAGCAACAGCGAATCAGCTCAGCTAAAGTATGACAAGCCGCCCCTGCAAAACCCAATGGCGGCCTGGTTCTCAACGCGGGATGATTACCGGGTGGGAAAAACGATCATCGATAAATTATATGCCCTGAACGACCCGCGGCTGGATATATATGCAGATAAACCCAGTGACACGTCCGTAAAAAAATATGTGGGAGTGCCCAGCGGACTTACCAATAGCGACGCGAATAACCTGGGATTTGCAAAAACATCCAAACCGGACTCGGTGTTTTTCCGGTCGGATGCCAATCCCGCGGTAATTATAAGCTATGCAGAAGTATTGTTTGCAAAAGCAGAGGCGGCAGCGCGCGGTTTGCTGGCCGGTACGGCTGCAGATCTGTACAAACAGGCCATTACTGCCTCATTCAATCAATACCAGATCACTGATACCGCAGCGATCAATGCGTATTTCGGTCAGCCGGCGGTAGCTTACAACCCCGCGAACTATAAAAAGTCCATCGGAGAACAAAAATGGATCGCGCTGTATGGGCAGGGACTGGAAGCCTTTGCTGAGTGGCGCCGGCTGGATTATCCGCAATTGGCACCGGGAGCATCCGGTGTGCTGGATGGAAAGATACCGGTGCGGTTTATTTATCCCGGCACGGAACAGTCGCTTAACGGCGCCAATTATAAAGCCGCAGTAGCCGCCCAGGGCACGGATGATCTGCTGACCCGGTTGTGGTTTGATGTAAAGTGA
- a CDS encoding SusC/RagA family TonB-linked outer membrane protein has protein sequence MNHFLRRLIYAAFFLFPLLGAAQSVTVTGTVQELQSGAPLTGVTVEVSGTNRRTLTSDQGRFSIAAGPHAVLLFSYVGYANRQVNTDTVQGALVVQLESSSNALDEVVVTALGVTKAKKSLGYATQELKAKDISEAKETNIVNALAGKIAGVRITNTQGDMGSSRIVIRGETSIAGNNQPLFVVDGIPVDNSQLGAGGSRDFRNAISDLNPEDIETISVLKGPNAAALYGSRAAQGVVLIKTKTGRSKKGLGITLNSNVNVASLLILPEYQNVFGQGSEGKFSYVDGKGGGDNDGVDESWGPKLDGRLIPQFYSNGLPVPFVPHPDNVRDYFRTGVTYSNGIALANAGDNYDYRISYNNEKQLGVVPNSEAKKDNLSFNANYNVTSKLKIGVNANYILNNAPNLPGAGGKRATSTMLQFTWFGRQVDIDQLKNYKDANGNGINWNNSYYSNPYWIAYENTVSQRRNRLIGNINVNYTILDGLSANFRSGTDYYNDRRKLRVAYGTNGTPFGSYEEDAYGVNENNTEATLRYNKNISSDFSLDALGGWNVRTKIYEENIQQAPRLAVPDVYTLANSRDPLVSNNFYSRSKIYSAFASAQVGYKNIAFINLTARNDWSSSLPEQNLSYFYPSVNASLILSDALNIRSNTLNFLKLRGGWSKVGSSADPYQLINIFNFNAPFLGNPQLITSTVDLNPELKSETTNSAEAGLEAAFFNNRVRLDLNVYNTNSIDQILKVDVTAATGYNQKLMNAGKINNKGIEVQLGVIPVKNDNFQWNIDLNYAANRSRVLILDYEKRLQNYVLGSYRSVQVLASVGQPYGTLFGNAYLRDASGNIVVNNSGIPLADPNKKVLGKFTPDWVGGISNSVSYKNFSLSFLVDASIGGSLFAGTNSTGSYTGVLALTLPGRDAEHGGLNYYYPDNNKANGTRAGASGPNGETVYDDGMIFNGVTANGQKNTTIIPASQYYKASRSIEEEYVYDASYVKLREVKLGYNLPQQWIRKIGFQGASLSVVGRNLWIIHKKVPNIDPEVAFSTGNAQGLEDLTLPTVRNIGFNLNLKF, from the coding sequence ATGAACCATTTTCTAAGAAGACTCATCTACGCAGCGTTCTTTCTTTTTCCCCTGCTGGGAGCTGCTCAGTCTGTAACGGTCACAGGCACTGTACAGGAGCTTCAGTCCGGCGCGCCGCTGACAGGGGTGACCGTAGAAGTTTCAGGAACCAACCGGCGTACCTTAACCAGCGACCAGGGCCGCTTTTCAATAGCCGCCGGTCCGCATGCGGTCCTGCTTTTTTCTTATGTGGGGTATGCCAACCGCCAGGTCAATACGGACACTGTTCAGGGAGCGCTGGTAGTGCAGCTGGAAAGTTCCAGTAATGCGCTGGACGAAGTGGTGGTAACGGCCCTGGGTGTCACCAAGGCCAAAAAATCCCTGGGATATGCGACACAGGAATTAAAGGCAAAAGATATCTCCGAAGCAAAGGAAACCAATATTGTGAATGCCCTTGCAGGAAAGATCGCCGGGGTCCGTATCACCAATACACAGGGAGATATGGGCTCTTCGCGTATTGTAATAAGAGGCGAAACCTCTATCGCCGGAAATAACCAGCCGCTTTTTGTGGTGGACGGTATACCGGTAGATAACTCACAGCTGGGCGCCGGAGGCTCCCGGGATTTCCGTAATGCGATCTCGGATCTGAACCCGGAAGATATTGAAACCATCAGCGTGCTGAAAGGACCCAACGCTGCCGCACTTTATGGCTCAAGGGCCGCACAGGGAGTGGTGCTGATTAAGACCAAAACCGGGAGAAGTAAAAAAGGATTGGGGATCACCCTGAACTCAAATGTGAATGTCGCCAGTTTGCTGATCCTTCCGGAATACCAGAATGTTTTCGGACAAGGTTCGGAAGGCAAGTTCAGCTATGTAGATGGTAAAGGGGGTGGTGATAACGACGGAGTGGATGAGAGTTGGGGCCCAAAACTAGATGGCCGGCTGATCCCGCAGTTTTATTCAAACGGCCTGCCCGTACCCTTTGTGCCGCATCCCGATAATGTGCGGGATTATTTCCGTACCGGTGTCACCTACAGCAACGGGATCGCGCTGGCCAATGCCGGCGACAATTACGATTACCGGATCTCTTATAATAATGAGAAGCAGCTGGGGGTAGTGCCAAACAGCGAGGCTAAAAAAGATAACCTGTCTTTTAATGCCAACTATAATGTAACCTCAAAATTAAAAATAGGAGTAAACGCGAATTATATTCTGAATAATGCGCCCAATCTTCCGGGAGCCGGTGGCAAACGGGCAACCAGCACTATGCTTCAGTTTACCTGGTTTGGCCGGCAGGTGGATATCGACCAGTTAAAAAACTATAAAGACGCTAATGGCAACGGCATCAACTGGAACAACAGCTATTACAGCAACCCGTACTGGATCGCGTATGAAAATACGGTAAGCCAGCGGCGCAACCGGCTCATTGGTAATATCAATGTCAACTACACCATTCTCGATGGATTAAGCGCCAACTTCAGGTCGGGAACGGATTATTATAATGACCGCCGCAAGCTCCGCGTAGCTTATGGTACCAACGGTACGCCTTTTGGTTCTTATGAGGAAGATGCCTATGGTGTAAATGAGAATAATACGGAAGCAACACTCCGGTATAATAAAAATATCAGCAGCGATTTTAGCCTGGATGCCCTTGGGGGATGGAATGTGCGCACAAAAATTTATGAGGAGAATATACAGCAGGCTCCGCGCCTGGCAGTGCCGGATGTATATACCCTGGCCAATTCAAGGGATCCGCTGGTATCCAATAATTTTTATTCCAGGTCAAAGATCTATAGTGCCTTTGCTTCGGCGCAGGTGGGCTATAAAAATATTGCCTTTATTAACTTAACAGCCCGCAACGACTGGTCTTCCTCGCTGCCGGAACAGAACCTGTCCTATTTTTATCCTTCGGTAAATGCCAGCCTGATTCTGTCGGATGCGTTGAACATAAGAAGCAATACGCTGAATTTTCTGAAACTGAGGGGCGGATGGTCAAAAGTGGGCAGCTCCGCAGATCCCTACCAGCTGATCAATATCTTTAATTTTAACGCACCATTCCTGGGCAACCCGCAGCTGATCACTTCAACGGTAGATCTGAACCCCGAACTTAAATCGGAAACGACCAATTCTGCTGAGGCAGGACTGGAAGCAGCATTCTTTAATAACCGGGTGCGGCTGGATCTGAACGTGTACAATACCAATAGCATTGATCAGATATTAAAAGTCGATGTGACCGCTGCCACCGGCTATAACCAGAAACTGATGAATGCCGGCAAGATCAACAATAAGGGGATTGAAGTGCAGCTGGGCGTAATTCCTGTAAAAAATGATAATTTCCAATGGAACATCGATCTCAATTATGCTGCTAACCGCAGCCGGGTACTGATACTGGATTATGAAAAACGCTTGCAGAACTATGTACTGGGTTCCTATCGCAGCGTGCAGGTGCTTGCTTCTGTGGGACAGCCCTACGGTACCCTCTTTGGAAATGCCTACCTGCGGGACGCCAGTGGTAATATTGTGGTGAACAACAGTGGTATTCCCCTGGCCGACCCGAATAAAAAAGTGCTGGGTAAATTTACGCCGGACTGGGTAGGAGGCATCAGTAACAGCGTTTCTTATAAAAACTTTAGTCTTTCCTTCCTGGTGGATGCCAGTATCGGCGGCTCGCTGTTTGCCGGTACCAATTCTACCGGAAGCTATACCGGGGTACTGGCACTTACGCTTCCGGGACGGGATGCGGAACATGGAGGGCTTAATTATTATTATCCCGACAACAATAAGGCGAACGGCACGAGGGCCGGCGCCAGCGGGCCCAATGGCGAAACGGTGTACGACGATGGTATGATCTTTAACGGGGTTACCGCTAATGGTCAAAAGAATACGACGATCATCCCTGCCTCCCAGTATTACAAGGCGTCCCGGAGCATTGAAGAGGAATATGTGTACGATGCTTCCTATGTAAAACTGCGGGAGGTAAAACTGGGATACAACCTGCCGCAGCAATGGATCCGCAAGATCGGTTTTCAGGGTGCCTCTTTGTCTGTAGTGGGCCGTAATCTCTGGATCATTCATAAAAAAGTTCCGAACATCGATCCTGAAGTGGCGTTTAGCACCGGCAATGCCCAGGGACTGGAAGATCTCACACTTCCAACCGTAAGGAACATCGGATTTAACCTGAACCTTAAATTTTAA
- a CDS encoding DUF3472 domain-containing protein: MNRSVKGLFAGLLLFSSVVNAQPVTLPMGGNAWAQQRSEDGVRIRNSGVSHWTKINDGFTAYIRVTQPGTLKVWLETGAVTGNPEIAVSLFEQTRKATLKDGGTSFYIGEWTLKDSGYVPIVVKGIKKEGCCFPDVTALKLEGTALTDKAGYTRNNEGNFFHWGRRGPSVHMGYQLPKEVDAEWFYNEVTVPEGNDVIGSYFMANGFGEGYFGMQVNSATERRILFSVWSPYQTDDPKQIPEDHKIKMLKKGEGVYTGEFGNEGAGGQSILKYNWKAAVTYKFLLHVVPDGDSHTIYTAYFYDGAKKTWLLVASFRRPKLATYLKRPHSFLENFSPNQGDIERNVFFGNQWVRDTKGNWQELTKARFTADNTARVGYRKDYAGGVKGQQFYLRNCGFFNDYVPYDTMVERQPSGKAPEVDFSALP, encoded by the coding sequence ATGAACCGTTCCGTGAAAGGATTGTTTGCAGGATTACTGCTTTTTTCTTCTGTTGTCAATGCCCAGCCGGTCACGCTGCCCATGGGAGGAAATGCCTGGGCGCAGCAAAGATCCGAAGACGGGGTACGGATACGTAATAGCGGCGTGAGCCACTGGACAAAGATCAACGATGGGTTTACTGCCTATATACGGGTAACACAGCCCGGCACCCTTAAGGTGTGGCTGGAAACCGGCGCCGTTACCGGCAACCCGGAAATCGCTGTGTCCCTGTTCGAACAGACCCGTAAGGCAACACTGAAAGACGGGGGAACTTCTTTTTACATCGGGGAATGGACCCTGAAGGACAGCGGCTATGTGCCGATCGTGGTGAAAGGGATAAAAAAAGAAGGCTGCTGTTTCCCGGATGTAACGGCCCTGAAGCTGGAGGGCACTGCGCTTACCGATAAAGCCGGTTATACCAGGAACAATGAAGGCAATTTTTTTCATTGGGGAAGAAGAGGTCCTTCTGTACATATGGGCTACCAGTTGCCAAAAGAGGTGGATGCTGAGTGGTTTTACAATGAAGTAACCGTACCGGAAGGCAATGATGTGATCGGTTCTTATTTTATGGCCAATGGCTTTGGTGAGGGCTACTTTGGAATGCAGGTGAACTCCGCAACGGAGCGCCGCATCCTGTTTTCTGTTTGGAGTCCCTACCAGACAGATGACCCCAAACAGATCCCGGAGGATCATAAGATCAAAATGCTGAAAAAAGGAGAAGGGGTTTATACCGGTGAGTTTGGTAATGAAGGCGCCGGGGGGCAAAGCATCCTGAAGTATAACTGGAAGGCGGCGGTCACCTATAAGTTTTTGCTGCATGTAGTACCGGATGGGGATAGTCATACCATTTATACCGCTTATTTTTATGACGGTGCAAAAAAGACCTGGTTACTGGTGGCCAGCTTCCGGCGTCCCAAACTGGCCACATATCTGAAGCGGCCGCATTCGTTTCTTGAAAACTTCAGTCCCAACCAGGGCGATATAGAACGGAATGTATTTTTTGGCAACCAGTGGGTGCGGGATACCAAAGGCAACTGGCAGGAGCTTACCAAGGCCCGCTTTACTGCCGACAATACGGCGCGTGTGGGTTACCGTAAAGATTATGCAGGTGGTGTAAAAGGACAACAATTCTATCTGAGGAACTGCGGCTTTTTTAATGACTATGTTCCATATGATACCATGGTGGAGCGTCAGCCTTCAGGAAAAGCACCGGAGGTGGACTTCAGCGCACTGCCATGA
- a CDS encoding bifunctional GNAT family N-acetyltransferase/carbon-nitrogen hydrolase family protein: MTDLNIEIKALEKDQYDALKETMIACYPSMPESYWQREQINRLINLFPEGQVVIYINGVMAACALSIIVDEKKVNNRHNYKSITGNYSFNSHDPEGEILYGIDVFIKPQFRGMRLGRRLYDYRKELAEHLNLKGIVFGGRIPGYHKYAQELTPSQYIQKVKQKELHDPVLDFQLSNDFHPVRIIKNYLHGDVQSNEYGVLLKWDNIYYEDLSEQAFPLKRVVRLGLIQWQMRLYGNLEEMMTQVEYFVDTVSGYRCDFAVFPEFFNAPLMAEYNHLSAADAVKEVSKYTAVIRDRFAALAVSYNINIITGSMPEVADGRLYNVGYLCHRDGSVDKYEKIHVTPDEERVWGMVGGSQVKAFDTDCGKVGILVCYDSEFPELSRLLADEGMDILFVPFLTDTQNAYFRVRHCAQARAIENECYVAIAGNVGNLPQVQNMDIQYAQSMILTPCDFSFPSNGIEAEATPNTEMVVIGDVDIDLLRHLHKFGSVKNLADRRTDVYEVIRKG, from the coding sequence ATGACAGACCTGAATATTGAAATAAAAGCACTCGAGAAAGATCAGTACGATGCCCTCAAGGAAACCATGATCGCCTGCTATCCGAGCATGCCGGAAAGCTACTGGCAGCGGGAGCAAATCAACCGCCTGATCAACCTTTTTCCCGAAGGCCAGGTAGTGATCTATATAAATGGTGTAATGGCGGCCTGTGCGCTTTCCATTATTGTGGATGAAAAGAAGGTGAACAACCGGCATAATTATAAAAGCATCACCGGCAACTACTCCTTTAACTCGCATGACCCGGAGGGTGAGATATTATATGGTATCGATGTGTTCATCAAACCCCAGTTCCGCGGTATGCGTCTCGGGCGTCGGCTCTACGACTACCGGAAGGAACTGGCGGAACACCTGAACCTGAAAGGCATTGTATTTGGCGGCCGCATCCCCGGCTATCACAAATACGCGCAGGAGCTGACCCCCAGTCAATACATCCAGAAGGTGAAGCAGAAAGAGCTCCACGATCCGGTACTGGACTTCCAGCTTTCCAACGATTTTCACCCGGTGCGTATTATAAAAAATTACCTGCACGGAGATGTGCAGTCGAATGAATACGGCGTTCTTCTGAAATGGGATAATATTTATTATGAAGACCTGAGCGAACAGGCCTTTCCTCTCAAACGCGTGGTACGGCTGGGATTGATACAATGGCAGATGCGGCTTTACGGCAATCTGGAAGAAATGATGACACAGGTGGAATACTTTGTGGACACGGTTTCCGGCTACCGTTGTGATTTTGCCGTATTTCCGGAATTCTTCAATGCCCCGCTGATGGCAGAATATAACCATCTTTCCGCTGCAGATGCAGTAAAGGAAGTATCAAAATATACCGCTGTAATAAGAGACCGCTTTGCCGCCCTGGCCGTAAGCTATAATATAAATATAATCACCGGCAGTATGCCGGAGGTGGCGGACGGCCGCCTTTACAACGTGGGCTATCTCTGCCACAGGGATGGCTCTGTTGATAAATATGAAAAGATCCATGTAACGCCCGATGAAGAACGGGTATGGGGCATGGTGGGAGGCAGCCAGGTAAAAGCCTTTGATACAGACTGTGGCAAAGTAGGCATCCTGGTATGTTACGACTCCGAATTTCCCGAGCTCAGCCGCCTGCTGGCAGATGAAGGAATGGACATCCTGTTTGTGCCATTCCTTACCGATACCCAGAATGCCTATTTCCGGGTGCGCCACTGTGCCCAGGCCCGCGCCATTGAAAACGAATGCTATGTAGCCATTGCCGGCAATGTGGGCAACCTGCCCCAGGTACAGAATATGGACATCCAGTATGCACAATCGATGATCCTGACCCCCTGTGATTTTTCCTTCCCCTCCAATGGCATTGAAGCAGAAGCTACCCCCAATACAGAAATGGTGGTGATCGGTGATGTGGACATCGACCTGTTGCGGCACCTTCATAAATTCGGAAGCGTTAAAAACCTGGCAGACCGGAGAACCGATGTATATGAAGTGATCCGGAAGGGCTAG
- a CDS encoding peptidylprolyl isomerase, with translation MSVIQKIQDKYGKVMAVIIGIALVIFVVMLAFENGGSLFTGDVRTVGKVNGEKVEIQQFSALVEQQTQMMQSRGMAGGEGAAQQANDMAWGQEVYRILLSQESKKLGLEVGRKELDNLIYGDEPSQVMQQYFSNPQTGQYDPRQVSEIIKNIKSKGTAEQKQQLNMILDQTVLQQSAEKYNALLSTSINFPKWMIEKQNAENALLSKVSFVREPYTSISDSAVKVTDGEIQEFINKHKNDFKQEESRSVSYVAFNAQPSASDSTAARQRLLDLKPAFDSAHNVKDFLVSEGVNNYYDGFVSSSRIQVPMKDSILKAGAGNIYGPYVDGNTYALAKIIATAGIPDTVKIRHILVGTVQQDPQTGQQIPIRDSADARKLADSLFTALQNGSSFDTLVAKFSTDAGSTQNGGVYDNVPSGQMMPAFNDYIFTHPVGSRGIVKTDYGYHIIEVLGTKGSSTGYKIAYVSKPIEASQQTDNAASDAATHFAAQATNQKSFNAAADKLQAEKGIMKSIASDIPPTGAMIQGIGASRNFVKNVYKASLGAVVQPERVGDYYVVGLVTEINKEGTMSPAKARMMVEPILINQKKAKIITAKIGKITTLEAAATALKKQVETSDSLRFNGQTPSAVGFEPKVLGAAFNKANLQKVVPEAIAGTQGVYVVRVDNLMSTPAAVENIEETRKMRYMQAKQQAQSLSMQALREAATIKDLRSKFY, from the coding sequence ATGTCAGTAATACAGAAGATCCAGGACAAATATGGCAAAGTGATGGCCGTAATCATTGGGATAGCTTTGGTCATATTTGTTGTGATGCTTGCTTTTGAGAACGGCGGCAGCCTTTTTACGGGAGATGTCCGTACCGTAGGAAAAGTTAACGGAGAAAAAGTTGAGATCCAGCAATTTAGCGCTTTAGTAGAACAGCAAACCCAAATGATGCAGTCCCGCGGTATGGCCGGCGGTGAAGGCGCGGCACAGCAGGCAAACGATATGGCCTGGGGCCAGGAGGTTTACCGGATCCTGCTTTCACAGGAATCCAAAAAGCTGGGACTGGAAGTTGGAAGGAAAGAACTGGATAACCTGATCTATGGCGATGAGCCCTCACAGGTAATGCAGCAATATTTTTCAAATCCTCAAACCGGTCAGTACGACCCCCGACAGGTATCGGAGATCATCAAGAATATCAAATCAAAGGGCACTGCTGAACAAAAGCAGCAGCTCAACATGATCCTGGACCAGACCGTACTCCAGCAAAGCGCTGAAAAATACAATGCCCTGCTGTCCACCAGCATTAACTTTCCCAAATGGATGATCGAAAAGCAAAATGCAGAAAACGCATTGTTGTCGAAAGTATCCTTTGTAAGAGAACCTTATACCAGCATTTCTGATTCGGCGGTAAAGGTAACCGATGGTGAAATCCAGGAATTCATCAACAAACATAAAAACGACTTCAAACAGGAAGAAAGCCGCAGTGTTTCCTATGTAGCCTTTAATGCACAGCCCAGCGCCTCCGACAGCACCGCTGCCCGTCAGCGCCTGCTGGATCTGAAACCGGCGTTTGACAGCGCCCATAATGTAAAGGACTTCCTGGTGAGTGAAGGCGTGAACAATTATTACGATGGATTCGTCAGCAGCAGCCGTATACAGGTTCCCATGAAGGACTCCATTTTAAAAGCAGGTGCCGGTAATATTTATGGTCCTTATGTGGATGGCAATACGTATGCCCTTGCAAAAATCATTGCTACCGCCGGCATCCCTGATACCGTGAAGATCCGTCATATACTGGTAGGAACCGTACAACAGGATCCGCAAACCGGCCAGCAGATCCCGATCAGGGACAGTGCTGATGCCCGGAAGCTGGCGGACAGTCTGTTTACGGCTTTACAAAACGGCTCCAGCTTTGATACGCTGGTGGCAAAATTCTCCACGGATGCCGGCAGTACGCAGAATGGTGGTGTTTATGATAATGTTCCTTCCGGTCAGATGATGCCTGCCTTTAACGACTATATCTTTACCCATCCCGTAGGCAGCCGGGGTATTGTAAAAACGGATTATGGGTATCATATCATTGAGGTATTGGGTACCAAAGGAAGTTCAACCGGTTATAAAATCGCTTACGTATCAAAACCCATTGAGGCCAGTCAGCAGACTGATAATGCCGCAAGTGATGCCGCAACACATTTTGCGGCCCAGGCCACCAATCAGAAATCTTTCAATGCTGCAGCTGATAAACTGCAGGCAGAAAAAGGCATCATGAAATCCATCGCTTCCGATATTCCTCCCACAGGTGCTATGATACAGGGGATCGGTGCCTCCCGAAACTTTGTAAAGAATGTATACAAAGCCAGCCTCGGGGCGGTTGTACAGCCGGAGCGCGTGGGCGATTATTATGTAGTAGGCCTGGTAACTGAAATCAATAAAGAAGGGACCATGAGCCCGGCGAAAGCACGGATGATGGTAGAGCCGATCCTGATCAACCAGAAGAAAGCAAAAATCATAACGGCTAAAATCGGAAAGATTACCACCCTGGAAGCCGCCGCAACCGCACTTAAAAAACAGGTGGAAACCTCCGACAGCCTGCGCTTTAACGGACAAACACCATCTGCAGTTGGTTTTGAGCCCAAAGTGCTTGGCGCCGCATTTAATAAAGCAAACCTTCAAAAAGTAGTGCCGGAGGCCATTGCAGGAACACAGGGTGTATATGTGGTACGGGTAGACAATCTGATGAGCACGCCTGCAGCAGTAGAAAATATAGAGGAGACCCGGAAAATGCGCTACATGCAGGCCAAGCAGCAGGCACAGTCCCTGTCGATGCAGGCCCTCCGGGAAGCCGCCACCATCAAGGATTTAAGAAGCAAATTCTATTAA
- a CDS encoding DUF2480 family protein, with product MEPVIRNKVAESGIITLNLESYYPAAPVVLFDIKDFLFMGMILKEKDFRAALKEQDWSAFKNQLVGIVCSADAIIPLWAYMLIVSYLQPVAAFVALGDAASVKNKWLLKSIDAIDAAEFTDARVVIKGCGDIPVSEDAYAQISLKLLPVVKSLMYGEPCSTVPVFKRK from the coding sequence ATGGAACCGGTTATCAGAAATAAAGTAGCAGAAAGCGGGATTATTACGCTAAACCTGGAGTCGTATTATCCTGCGGCGCCCGTGGTCTTGTTCGACATCAAGGACTTTCTTTTTATGGGTATGATCTTAAAGGAAAAAGATTTCCGTGCAGCATTGAAGGAACAGGACTGGTCGGCCTTTAAGAATCAGCTGGTGGGCATCGTCTGCTCCGCTGATGCCATTATTCCCCTTTGGGCATATATGCTGATTGTGAGTTACCTGCAGCCGGTAGCAGCATTTGTAGCCCTTGGCGATGCTGCCTCGGTTAAAAACAAATGGCTGCTGAAAAGCATTGATGCCATTGATGCTGCGGAGTTTACAGATGCCCGTGTGGTGATCAAAGGTTGCGGAGATATTCCCGTATCGGAAGATGCATATGCACAGATCTCTTTGAAACTGTTGCCCGTGGTCAAAAGCCTTATGTACGGGGAACCCTGCAGTACCGTACCGGTATTCAAACGGAAATAA
- a CDS encoding DinB family protein has translation MKHNAAGSNPALAGMLARVSRLGIVLVIALVIFYPATVTAQNITNEDIKAQFIQDWERAKTYTLEYLNTMPADKYSLKPVDSIRSFARQMLHLASDNVLLTAKALEQPLLFGKRDLEQSSTAQTKDSVVYYVTASYDFVIDGLKKLDAGKLGEQVSLFNMNVSRAGWIAKTFEHQTHHRGQTTIYIRLAGIKPPEERLF, from the coding sequence ATGAAACACAATGCAGCAGGCAGCAATCCGGCCTTAGCGGGAATGCTTGCCAGGGTTTCCCGGCTGGGGATCGTTCTGGTGATCGCCCTGGTGATATTTTATCCGGCAACAGTAACGGCGCAGAACATTACGAACGAAGACATCAAAGCCCAATTTATCCAAGACTGGGAACGGGCAAAAACCTATACCCTGGAATACCTGAACACCATGCCGGCGGACAAATATTCGTTAAAACCGGTTGACAGTATCCGGAGCTTTGCCCGGCAGATGCTGCACCTGGCCTCAGACAATGTATTACTCACCGCCAAGGCGCTTGAGCAGCCGCTGCTCTTTGGAAAAAGGGACCTGGAGCAAAGCAGCACCGCACAAACAAAGGATTCCGTTGTATACTATGTCACCGCATCTTATGATTTTGTGATCGATGGATTAAAAAAACTGGATGCCGGAAAGCTGGGCGAGCAGGTCTCCTTATTTAATATGAACGTAAGCCGCGCCGGCTGGATTGCCAAAACATTTGAGCACCAGACCCACCACCGGGGTCAAACCACCATTTATATACGCCTGGCGGGAATAAAGCCTCCTGAAGAGCGGTTATTTTAA